The proteins below come from a single Danio aesculapii chromosome 25, fDanAes4.1, whole genome shotgun sequence genomic window:
- the tmem17 gene encoding transmembrane protein 17B has product MDLPEPIRRRLGDFSRTVFVDQSRTQPSFEEHANFLDQNKDVVSSLPLQMSLYFNMWFFPFWWISEVVMLDLKYSALADYYKFILITILIVMTLIEAIRLYLGNAGNLQEKVPELAGFWLLTLLLQFPLILFQLFNEAILIQPLERGVHIILALFIFAEVLFGFVALRTMVRHTESRFHLRQFHGIQELRT; this is encoded by the exons ATGGACCTGCCTGAACCCATCAGGCGACGGCTTGGAGATTTCTCCAGAACCGTGTTTGTGGACCAAAGCCGTACACAGCCCTCTTTCGAAGAGCACGCTAATTTTCTAGACCAGA ATAAGGATGTAGTATCGAGTCTCCCTCTTCAGATGTCACTCTACTTTAATATGTGGTTCTTTCCTTTCTGGTGGATCAGTGAGGTTGTGATGCTTGACCTAAAG TACTCAGCCCTTGCAGATTATTACAAGTTTATCCTGATCACAATTCTCATTGTAATGACCCTGATTGAGGCTATCAGGCTGTATTTGGGCAATGCTGGAAATCTGCAAGAAAAG GTTCCAGAATTGGCTGGATTTTGGCTTCTGACTCTTCTACTTCAGTTTCCTCTTATTTTGTTCCAGCTCTTCAATGAGGCTATTCTTATTCAACCACTGGAGAGAGGAGTTCATATCATACTGGCCTTATTTATCTTTGCTGAG gttCTTTTTGGATTTGTTGCCTTGCGTACAATGGTTAGACACACTGAAAGTCGCTTCCATTTGCGACAGTTTCATGGGATTCAAGAACTAAGAACATGA